The following proteins are encoded in a genomic region of Oncorhynchus gorbuscha isolate QuinsamMale2020 ecotype Even-year linkage group LG11, OgorEven_v1.0, whole genome shotgun sequence:
- the LOC124047594 gene encoding peptide Y-like isoform X1, which translates to MANTLRPWLILVVLVLGVLVCLGTFTDAYFTKPVSPDDNAPPEEWARYNTALRHYINLINRQRYGKRSAPESALGWLLFRDESEGDLTQRSGGSDLG; encoded by the exons ATGGCCAACACACTGAGACCCTGGTTGATCCTTGTCGTCCTCGTCCTGGGCGTGCTGGTTTGTCTGGGCACTTTCACGGATGCCTACTTTACCAAGCCGGTGAGCCCCGATGACAACGCGCCtccggaggaatgggccagatACAACACAGCGCTGCGACACTACATCAACCTCATCAATAGACAGAG GTATGGAAAGAGATCTGCACCTGAGTCAGCTCTGGGGTGGTTGCTGTTCAGAGATGAGTCGGAAGGCGATTTAACACAACG TTCGGGTGGCAGTGATCTCGGATAA
- the LOC124047594 gene encoding peptide Y-like isoform X2, with translation MANTLRPWLILVVLVLGVLVCLGTFTDAYFTKPVSPDDNAPPEEWARYNTALRHYINLINRQRYGKRSAPESALGWLLFRDESEGDLTQR, from the exons ATGGCCAACACACTGAGACCCTGGTTGATCCTTGTCGTCCTCGTCCTGGGCGTGCTGGTTTGTCTGGGCACTTTCACGGATGCCTACTTTACCAAGCCGGTGAGCCCCGATGACAACGCGCCtccggaggaatgggccagatACAACACAGCGCTGCGACACTACATCAACCTCATCAATAGACAGAG GTATGGAAAGAGATCTGCACCTGAGTCAGCTCTGGGGTGGTTGCTGTTCAGAGATGAGTCGGAAGGCGATTTAACACAACGGTGA